The sequence GAGTCGATGAGGGCCCGCAGCTCCTCGGGCCGGTTGCCCATGGTGATGATGACGGCGCCGACCTTCACGGCACTCACTTCAGCCTACTGGAGGCGAGGATGGACACCAGGTGCAGCAGGGTCTGCAGCAGGGCGATGCCGGCGAGGACCGCGACACCCAGCCGGGAGAAGAACAGGTCACCGCGCGCCTGGTCGGCGATCGCGAGGACCAGGATCAGCAGGGACGCCTCGATGCCGAGGATCAGCCGGTGGAACTTGAGGGCGGCGGCGGCCCGGCGGGCCAGCGCCATGCCGGAGGTGCGCATCTCGGCGGCGGCCTCCTGGACCGGCGGCTTGCCCGCCTGGTGGCGGGCGACGCCGACGAGGTCGGTCTCGGCCTTGATCAGGATGGCGCCGAGCGCGGCCAGCGTGCCGAGGAAGGCCCACAGCCAGTCGATACGGCCGCTGCCCCACAGGTCGGCGGCGCGCAGCCCGAAGCCGGTGAGCACCGCGGCGTCGGTCAGGTAGGCGCCGACCCGGTCCAGGTAGACGCCGTTCAGCGAGTACTGCTGCTTCCAGCGCGCGATCTCGCCGTCGACGCAGTCCAGCAGCAGGTACAGCTGGACGCAGACCACGCCGAGCACGGCGCCCCAGATCCCCGGCACCAGCAGGGCCGGGGCCGCGAGCACGCCGAAGACGGTCATCAGGTACGTGAGCTGGTTGGGCGTGACCCTGGTGCCCACCAGGTAGCGGTCGACCCGCAGGGACACCTCACGCATGTAGAGGCGTCCCATCCAGTGCTCACCGCTGCGCCGGTCCTTCACCCCGGCGGGGTGGACGACCGGACGGAGTTCAGCTACCGATGGCCTTGACATAGTCGGCGTAGACGTCCTTGATCTGGTTCGGCTTGAGGTCGAGGTGTTCGAG comes from Streptomyces sp. FXJ1.172 and encodes:
- a CDS encoding CDP-alcohol phosphatidyltransferase family protein, which translates into the protein MSRPSVAELRPVVHPAGVKDRRSGEHWMGRLYMREVSLRVDRYLVGTRVTPNQLTYLMTVFGVLAAPALLVPGIWGAVLGVVCVQLYLLLDCVDGEIARWKQQYSLNGVYLDRVGAYLTDAAVLTGFGLRAADLWGSGRIDWLWAFLGTLAALGAILIKAETDLVGVARHQAGKPPVQEAAAEMRTSGMALARRAAAALKFHRLILGIEASLLILVLAIADQARGDLFFSRLGVAVLAGIALLQTLLHLVSILASSRLK